Proteins from a genomic interval of Actinomycetes bacterium:
- the acs gene encoding acetate--CoA ligase has protein sequence MSNEALENLLQEDRRFPPSDAFAAQANAKTEIYERAAADRLAFWAEQANRLTWAKPWDQVLDWSDAPFARWFVGGKINVAVNCVDRHVEAGRGDRVAIQWEGEPGDTRTITYADLHREVCRAANALTELGVRSGDRVAIYLPMIPEAAVAMLACARLGAPHSVVFGGFSAEALHSRIDDVGARFVITADGGYRRGTATGLKAAVDEAVTLSPSVEKVLVVRRTGQDVAWTDKDVWWHEILERQPDTHEADAFDAEHPLFVLYTSGTTAKPKGILHTTGGYLTQASYTHSVVFDLKPETDVFWCTADVGWVTGHSYIVYGPMANGATQVMYEGTPDTPHKGRFWELVEKYKVSILYTAPTTIRTFMKWGEEFPGKFDLSSLRLLGSVGEPINPEAWMWYRRVIGGDRCPIVDTWWQTETGGIMISPLPGVATTKPGSAMRPLPGIEANVVDDQAAVVPNGSGGYLVIREPWPGMLRGIWGDPERYKQTYWSRFDGYYFAGDGSKKDADGDLWLLGRVDDVMNVSGHRISTTEIESALVSHPSVAEAAVVGASDATTGQAIVAFVIPRGAGAEVTDHAPLVAELRNHVAHEIGPIAKPRQIFIVPELPKTRSGKIMRRLLRDVAENREMGDVTTLTDSSVMDSISGQLTIGSPEG, from the coding sequence GTGAGCAACGAAGCCCTGGAGAACTTGCTGCAGGAGGACCGGCGGTTCCCGCCCTCCGACGCGTTCGCCGCGCAGGCCAACGCCAAGACCGAGATCTACGAGCGGGCCGCCGCCGACCGGCTGGCCTTCTGGGCCGAGCAGGCCAACCGGCTGACCTGGGCCAAGCCGTGGGACCAGGTACTCGACTGGTCGGACGCGCCGTTCGCCCGCTGGTTCGTCGGCGGGAAGATCAACGTCGCGGTCAACTGCGTCGACCGGCACGTCGAGGCCGGTCGGGGCGACCGGGTGGCGATCCAGTGGGAGGGCGAGCCGGGCGACACCCGCACGATCACCTACGCCGACCTGCACCGTGAGGTCTGCCGGGCAGCGAACGCGCTCACCGAGCTCGGGGTCCGCTCCGGCGACCGAGTCGCGATCTACCTGCCCATGATCCCCGAAGCTGCGGTCGCGATGCTCGCCTGCGCCCGTCTGGGGGCACCCCACTCGGTTGTCTTCGGCGGGTTCTCCGCCGAGGCGCTGCACTCTCGCATCGACGACGTCGGCGCCCGGTTTGTCATCACCGCGGACGGCGGCTACCGGCGCGGCACCGCGACCGGCCTCAAGGCCGCCGTCGACGAGGCCGTCACCTTGTCTCCGTCCGTGGAGAAGGTGCTCGTCGTCCGGCGGACCGGGCAGGACGTCGCCTGGACCGACAAGGATGTGTGGTGGCACGAGATCCTCGAGCGGCAGCCGGACACTCACGAGGCGGACGCGTTCGACGCCGAGCACCCGCTGTTCGTGCTGTACACCTCTGGCACCACCGCGAAGCCCAAGGGCATCCTGCACACCACCGGTGGCTACCTCACCCAGGCGTCCTACACACACTCGGTGGTGTTCGACCTCAAGCCCGAGACCGACGTGTTCTGGTGCACCGCCGACGTCGGCTGGGTGACGGGACACAGCTACATCGTCTACGGGCCGATGGCCAACGGGGCGACCCAGGTGATGTACGAGGGCACCCCGGATACCCCCCACAAGGGGCGGTTCTGGGAGCTGGTCGAGAAGTACAAGGTCAGCATCCTGTACACCGCGCCCACGACGATCCGCACCTTCATGAAGTGGGGCGAGGAGTTCCCCGGGAAGTTCGACCTGTCCTCGCTGCGCCTGCTCGGCTCGGTCGGTGAGCCGATCAACCCCGAGGCCTGGATGTGGTACCGCCGGGTCATCGGCGGCGACCGCTGCCCGATCGTGGACACCTGGTGGCAGACCGAGACCGGCGGCATCATGATCAGCCCGTTGCCCGGCGTGGCCACCACCAAACCGGGCTCGGCCATGCGGCCGCTGCCCGGCATCGAGGCGAACGTCGTCGACGACCAGGCCGCGGTGGTGCCGAACGGCTCCGGCGGGTACCTGGTGATCCGCGAGCCGTGGCCGGGGATGCTGCGTGGCATCTGGGGCGACCCGGAGCGGTACAAGCAGACCTACTGGTCCCGGTTCGACGGCTACTACTTCGCCGGCGACGGGTCGAAGAAGGACGCCGACGGCGACCTGTGGCTGCTCGGCCGGGTGGACGACGTGATGAACGTGTCCGGGCACCGGATCTCGACCACCGAGATCGAGTCGGCGCTGGTGTCCCACCCGTCGGTCGCCGAGGCCGCCGTGGTAGGCGCCTCCGATGCCACGACCGGCCAGGCCATCGTGGCCTTCGTGATCCCGCGCGGCGCCGGCGCCGAGGTGACCGACCACGCGCCGTTGGTCGCGGAGCTGCGCAACCACGTGGCCCACGAGATCGGCCCGATCGCCAAGCCCCGGCAGATCTTCATCGTGCCGGAGCTGCCCAAGACCCGGTCCGGCAAGATCATGCGCCGGCTGCTCCGCGACGTCGCCGAGAACCGAGAGATGGGCGACGTCACCACCTTGACCGACAGCTCCGTGATGGACTCCATCTCCGGCCAGCTCACCATCGGGAGCCCCGAAGGCTGA
- the nhaA gene encoding Na+/H+ antiporter NhaA: MVSRRQALLGRLPVPESSFLQEALRQETVGGALLLGAALVGMLWANSPWADAYTTVKGLTFGPAALHLDLTVEQWAADGLLAVFFFIAGLELKRELVCGTLRKPSAAVLPIVAALSGMAVPALVFLAVAHGDSSAVRGWAVPMATDIAFALAVLAVVGSQLPPSLRAFLLTLAIVDDIGAITIIAVFYTDRLALGSLAAAVALAVLYAVLQRRRVRSPWVYVPLALAFWTLVHASGVHATVAGVVLGLLTRVRPDDDEQHSPAERLEHRLRPLSAGFAVPVFALFAAGVSLSGEAISGLSADVAAVGVVAGLVLGKFVGVFGGTWLTARLTRAELSHELRWADIAAVATLSGIGFTVSLLIAELAFGDDPGRLGHVKLAVLIASLAASALAAVQLRRRSRHHRAEAPAWPPG, encoded by the coding sequence GTGGTCAGCCGGCGGCAGGCGCTGTTGGGGCGGCTGCCGGTGCCCGAGAGCAGCTTCCTGCAGGAGGCGCTGCGCCAGGAGACGGTCGGCGGTGCGCTGCTGCTGGGCGCCGCCCTCGTCGGGATGCTGTGGGCCAACAGCCCCTGGGCCGACGCCTACACCACGGTCAAGGGGCTGACCTTCGGCCCGGCGGCCCTGCACCTGGACCTCACCGTCGAGCAGTGGGCCGCCGACGGGCTGCTGGCCGTCTTCTTCTTCATCGCCGGGCTCGAGCTGAAGCGAGAGCTGGTCTGCGGCACCCTGCGCAAGCCGTCGGCCGCCGTGCTGCCCATCGTCGCCGCCCTGAGCGGCATGGCCGTGCCGGCCCTCGTCTTCCTCGCCGTCGCGCATGGGGACAGCTCCGCGGTCCGCGGCTGGGCGGTCCCCATGGCGACGGACATCGCCTTCGCGCTCGCGGTGCTCGCCGTGGTGGGCAGCCAGCTGCCCCCGTCGCTGCGGGCGTTCCTGCTCACCCTGGCGATCGTCGACGACATCGGCGCAATCACGATCATCGCGGTGTTCTACACCGACCGGCTGGCCCTCGGGTCGCTGGCCGCCGCGGTCGCCCTCGCGGTGCTCTACGCCGTGCTGCAGCGCCGCCGGGTCCGCTCGCCGTGGGTGTACGTCCCGCTGGCCCTGGCGTTCTGGACCCTGGTGCACGCCAGCGGGGTGCACGCCACGGTCGCCGGCGTGGTGCTCGGTCTGCTGACCCGCGTCCGGCCGGACGACGACGAGCAGCACTCCCCTGCCGAGCGGCTCGAGCACCGGCTGCGTCCGCTGTCCGCCGGGTTCGCCGTCCCCGTGTTCGCCCTGTTCGCGGCCGGGGTGAGCCTGTCCGGCGAAGCGATCAGCGGGCTGTCCGCCGACGTGGCGGCGGTCGGAGTCGTCGCCGGGCTGGTGCTCGGCAAGTTCGTCGGCGTCTTCGGCGGGACCTGGCTCACCGCCCGGCTGACCAGGGCCGAGCTGAGCCACGAGCTGAGGTGGGCCGACATCGCGGCTGTGGCGACGCTGTCCGGCATCGGCTTCACCGTGTCACTGCTGATCGCTGAGCTGGCCTTCGGCGACGACCCGGGTCGGCTCGGGCACGTCAAGCTGGCGGTGCTCATCGCCTCCCTGGCGGCGTCCGCCCTGGCCGCCGTCCAGCTGCGGCGACGCAGCCGCCACCACCGGGCGGAGGCCCCGGCTTGGCCACCCGGCTGA
- a CDS encoding phage holin family protein, translated as MSVDSRPSPDQSLGTLVSTATANVSSLVRLELELAKSEIRTSVKQGGTGAALAVAAIALAAVAFLMLSVAAALGIATVLPDWAGFLIVAAVYLIVGGLLAFVGIRHLQQVKGPERTTAELEKTKAYLTDRVGHRADPTASA; from the coding sequence ATGAGTGTCGACAGCCGACCGTCGCCGGACCAGTCCCTCGGCACACTGGTGTCCACGGCCACGGCCAACGTGTCCTCGCTGGTCCGACTCGAGCTCGAGCTGGCCAAGAGCGAGATCCGCACCTCGGTGAAGCAGGGCGGCACGGGTGCCGCGCTGGCCGTCGCCGCGATCGCGCTGGCCGCCGTCGCCTTCCTGATGCTGTCGGTCGCGGCCGCGCTGGGCATCGCGACGGTGCTGCCCGACTGGGCCGGCTTCCTGATCGTGGCCGCCGTCTACCTGATCGTCGGCGGCCTGCTGGCCTTCGTCGGGATCCGCCACCTGCAGCAGGTGAAGGGCCCCGAGCGCACCACCGCGGAGCTGGAGAAGACCAAGGCCTACCTCACCGACCGGGTCGGCCACCGCGCCGACCCCACCGCCAGCGCTTGA
- a CDS encoding alpha/beta hydrolase has translation MVASNGARFHVVESGTGPLVLLLHGFPTFWWTWRHLLPVLADAGYRAVAMDLRGYGGTDKTPRGYDQVTLSGDVASVVRALGERDACLVGHGWGGALAWATAVLHPALVRGIAPIAAPHPRRLRAAVGGDPGQLRAVGFALGYQRPWLPERQLVADDGAAVGRLLRAWSGTPGWPDDDVVATYQATFLLPHVPFSALEYFRWAVRSVGRPDGLRFASRMRVPVGVPVLHLLGERDPVMLPATSIGSEAFVVGPYRRGLLDTGHFVHEERPEETAALLLEWLKD, from the coding sequence ATGGTCGCCTCCAACGGCGCCCGGTTCCACGTCGTCGAGTCCGGGACCGGGCCGCTCGTGCTGCTGCTGCACGGGTTCCCCACCTTCTGGTGGACCTGGCGGCACCTGCTCCCGGTGCTCGCGGACGCCGGATACCGGGCCGTAGCCATGGACCTGCGCGGCTACGGGGGCACCGACAAGACGCCGCGCGGGTACGACCAGGTGACCCTGTCGGGCGACGTCGCCAGCGTGGTGCGGGCGCTCGGCGAGCGGGACGCGTGCCTCGTCGGGCACGGCTGGGGCGGTGCGCTCGCCTGGGCCACCGCCGTCCTGCACCCGGCGCTGGTCCGCGGCATCGCGCCGATCGCGGCCCCGCACCCGCGTCGGCTGCGAGCGGCCGTCGGAGGCGACCCCGGCCAGCTGCGCGCGGTCGGCTTCGCTCTCGGCTACCAGCGGCCGTGGCTGCCGGAGCGGCAGCTGGTCGCGGACGACGGCGCCGCAGTGGGCCGGCTGCTGCGAGCCTGGTCCGGGACCCCCGGCTGGCCGGACGACGACGTCGTGGCCACCTACCAGGCGACGTTCCTGCTCCCCCATGTGCCGTTCTCGGCGCTGGAGTACTTCCGCTGGGCGGTCCGCTCGGTGGGCCGGCCGGACGGGCTGCGGTTCGCCAGCCGGATGCGGGTGCCGGTCGGCGTGCCGGTGCTGCACCTCCTCGGCGAGCGGGACCCGGTCATGCTGCCGGCCACCAGCATCGGCTCGGAGGCGTTCGTGGTCGGCCCGTACCGCCGCGGGCTGCTGGACACCGGCCACTTCGTGCACGAGGAGCGGCCCGAGGAGACCGCTGCCCTGCTACTCGAGTGGCTCAAGGACTGA
- a CDS encoding DUF309 domain-containing protein, with product MPQRPRDAAGRPLPPGSPGVEPVEDRPRTPTEALAEADQLIHEDRPFAAHEVLEGAWKAAPEPERELWRGLAQIAVGMTHLQRGNLVGGERLLRRGAAALLPYRESAPHGLDVPRIVEAATGSADLVAAALAVDDRR from the coding sequence GTGCCCCAGCGGCCTCGTGACGCAGCCGGCCGCCCGCTGCCGCCAGGGTCGCCGGGGGTGGAGCCGGTCGAGGACCGGCCGCGCACCCCGACCGAGGCGCTGGCCGAGGCCGACCAGCTCATCCACGAGGACCGGCCGTTCGCCGCGCACGAGGTTCTGGAGGGCGCCTGGAAGGCCGCCCCCGAGCCGGAGCGGGAGCTGTGGCGGGGGCTCGCGCAGATCGCCGTCGGGATGACCCACCTGCAGCGCGGCAACCTGGTGGGGGGCGAGCGGCTGCTGCGCCGCGGTGCCGCGGCGCTGCTGCCCTACCGGGAGTCCGCGCCGCACGGCCTGGACGTCCCCCGGATCGTCGAGGCCGCGACCGGGTCCGCCGACCTGGTGGCCGCCGCGCTCGCCGTCGACGACCGGCGCTAG
- a CDS encoding MarP family serine protease, producing the protein MNGFDLLILALAALFGIAGLRQGFVVSVISLAGFVVGGLVGLTVIPLVLGNQQQGTLRSVLAVLALLVTASLGQAIAGVGAARLKQHITWRPARAVDAVGGALVSIVAVLVAAWLVGTALVRADGTIPFAADARSSKVLSTVDSLAPTSPDQVFSAFGNLLDSTGFPRIYDRQVLNQLTPVPAPTSGIASAAGVRAAERVVVKVIGSALSCSRRIEGSGFVYAPQRVMTNAHVVAGVTRPRVYVNRSGDGYAARVVVFDPKTDVAVLDVPGLPLSALSFGAVPDRGGDVVALGYPNDGPLTASPGRVRGIINAAGEDIYGNATVTRQVIAVRAVVRPGNSGGPLVDIDGRVVGVVFAASVDDPETGYALTVQEVSAAAAAGRNRTAAVSTGPCA; encoded by the coding sequence GTGAACGGGTTCGACCTGCTGATCCTCGCCCTCGCGGCGCTGTTCGGGATCGCCGGGCTTCGGCAGGGCTTCGTCGTCTCGGTGATCTCGCTGGCCGGGTTCGTCGTGGGCGGCCTGGTCGGGCTGACCGTGATCCCGCTGGTCCTCGGCAACCAGCAGCAGGGCACGCTGCGCTCGGTGCTCGCCGTCTTGGCTCTCCTGGTCACGGCCAGCCTCGGGCAGGCGATCGCGGGGGTGGGGGCGGCCCGGCTCAAGCAGCACATCACCTGGCGCCCGGCCCGCGCGGTCGACGCGGTCGGCGGCGCCCTGGTCAGCATCGTCGCCGTCCTGGTCGCGGCCTGGCTGGTCGGCACGGCGCTGGTCCGCGCCGACGGGACGATCCCGTTCGCCGCCGACGCACGCAGCTCGAAGGTGCTGAGCACGGTGGACTCGCTGGCCCCCACCAGCCCGGACCAGGTGTTCTCGGCCTTCGGCAACCTGCTCGACTCCACCGGCTTCCCGCGGATCTACGACCGGCAGGTGCTCAACCAGCTGACCCCCGTGCCGGCCCCCACCAGCGGCATCGCCAGCGCAGCCGGGGTGCGGGCCGCCGAACGGGTCGTGGTGAAGGTCATCGGCTCGGCGCTCAGCTGCAGCCGGCGGATCGAGGGCTCCGGCTTCGTCTACGCGCCGCAACGGGTCATGACCAACGCGCACGTCGTCGCGGGGGTCACCCGTCCGCGCGTGTACGTCAACCGCTCCGGGGACGGCTACGCCGCCCGGGTCGTGGTCTTCGACCCCAAGACCGACGTGGCCGTGCTGGATGTGCCCGGGCTGCCGCTGTCCGCGCTGAGCTTCGGCGCGGTGCCCGACCGCGGCGGGGACGTCGTGGCCCTCGGGTACCCCAACGACGGGCCGCTGACCGCGTCACCCGGCCGGGTGCGCGGCATCATCAACGCGGCCGGCGAGGACATCTACGGCAACGCCACGGTGACCCGCCAGGTGATCGCGGTGCGGGCCGTCGTCCGGCCCGGCAACTCCGGCGGCCCCCTCGTCGACATCGACGGCCGGGTGGTGGGGGTGGTCTTCGCTGCCTCCGTCGACGACCCCGAGACCGGCTACGCGCTGACCGTGCAGGAGGTGTCGGCCGCGGCGGCCGCCGGCCGCAACCGGACCGCGGCGGTGTCGACCGGGCCCTGCGCCTAG
- a CDS encoding CoA pyrophosphatase → MTGRPAPVLPDWLRPLADAVSTVRPEHLSSLLPPETGGRESAVLVLVGEADHGPDVLLIERSHTMRSHPGQPAFPGGALDPLDDGPVAAALREAQEETGLRPDGVEVFATLPQLWLPPSGFVVTPVLGWWRQPSPVHAAVADEVAAVHRVPVDELTDPANRLRVRHPSGMVGPAFGVRGLLVWGFTAGLLDRLLDLAGWARPWDASRVEDLPASARPRPAGAP, encoded by the coding sequence GTGACCGGGCGGCCGGCCCCCGTGCTGCCGGACTGGCTGCGGCCACTGGCGGACGCCGTCTCGACGGTGCGGCCCGAGCACCTGTCATCCCTGCTCCCGCCGGAGACCGGCGGCCGGGAGTCCGCCGTCCTCGTGCTGGTCGGGGAGGCCGACCACGGACCCGACGTGCTGCTCATCGAGCGGTCGCACACGATGCGCTCGCACCCCGGCCAGCCGGCGTTCCCCGGGGGCGCGCTGGACCCGCTGGACGACGGCCCGGTGGCGGCGGCCCTGCGGGAGGCGCAGGAGGAGACCGGGCTGCGCCCCGACGGCGTCGAGGTGTTCGCCACCCTGCCCCAGCTGTGGCTGCCGCCGAGCGGGTTCGTGGTCACCCCCGTGCTGGGCTGGTGGCGGCAGCCGTCGCCGGTGCACGCGGCCGTGGCCGACGAGGTGGCCGCGGTGCACCGGGTGCCGGTCGACGAGCTCACCGACCCGGCCAACCGACTACGGGTCAGGCACCCCAGCGGCATGGTGGGTCCGGCGTTCGGGGTCCGCGGGCTGCTGGTGTGGGGCTTCACCGCGGGCCTGCTGGACCGGCTGCTGGACCTGGCTGGCTGGGCGAGGCCGTGGGACGCCAGCCGGGTCGAGGACCTGCCGGCGTCGGCGCGGCCGCGGCCGGCGGGCGCCCCGTGA
- a CDS encoding TlpA disulfide reductase family protein, with protein sequence MTRPAPLLAAVGLAALLLAGCGSTDASSAGSPVAQGTASGSSSGSAAAGPVPTADVPACPQPTGSGSLAGGLPRQSLPCLDGSGDVDLAALRGPLVLNVWASWCPPCRAELPALAEVARSAGDRVAFLGIDVVDDAAAATALMQQLKVPYPSVADEQGATRGPLRWVGPPVTYFVAADGRIAGEHRGQITSAAVLRGLIEKYLGVTV encoded by the coding sequence GTGACCCGACCCGCCCCGCTGCTCGCTGCGGTGGGTCTGGCGGCGCTGCTGCTGGCCGGCTGTGGCAGCACGGACGCCTCCTCGGCCGGGTCGCCGGTCGCCCAGGGGACGGCGTCCGGGTCGTCGTCCGGGTCGGCGGCGGCCGGGCCCGTGCCGACGGCCGACGTCCCGGCCTGCCCGCAGCCGACCGGCTCGGGGTCGTTGGCCGGAGGGCTGCCCCGGCAGTCGCTGCCGTGCCTGGACGGGTCCGGTGACGTCGACCTGGCCGCGCTGCGCGGCCCGCTGGTGCTCAACGTGTGGGCGTCCTGGTGCCCGCCGTGCCGGGCGGAGCTGCCGGCCCTGGCCGAGGTGGCCCGGTCCGCCGGTGACCGGGTCGCGTTCCTGGGCATCGACGTGGTCGACGACGCCGCCGCGGCCACCGCCCTGATGCAGCAGCTGAAGGTGCCGTACCCTTCGGTGGCCGACGAGCAGGGTGCCACGAGGGGCCCGCTGCGGTGGGTCGGGCCGCCGGTCACCTACTTCGTGGCGGCCGACGGCCGGATCGCCGGGGAGCACCGCGGGCAGATCACCAGCGCTGCGGTGCTCCGGGGCCTGATCGAGAAGTACCTCGGGGTGACCGTGTGA
- the nth gene encoding endonuclease III, translating to MTSSEGVEGTPTGESRLALVRRARRINRELAALYPEARCELDFANPLQLAVATILSAQCTDKRVNQVTPVLFARYPDAESLAAADRTELEEVIRSTGFYRNKANSLIGLGQALCDRFGGDVPGRMGQLVTLPGVGRKTANVLLGNAFDVPGITVDTHMLRLSRRFGWTSASDPVEVEQDLCALFPRSDWTMLSHRVIFHGRRRCHARKPACGACPVAQWCPAYGEGPTDPVVAAALVKDIP from the coding sequence GTGACATCGAGCGAGGGCGTCGAAGGGACGCCGACCGGGGAGTCCCGGCTGGCCCTAGTGCGCCGGGCCCGGCGGATCAACCGGGAGCTCGCCGCGCTGTATCCCGAGGCGCGCTGCGAGCTCGACTTCGCCAACCCCCTCCAGCTGGCTGTCGCCACGATCCTGTCGGCGCAGTGCACGGACAAGCGGGTCAACCAGGTGACGCCGGTGCTGTTCGCGCGCTACCCCGACGCGGAGTCGCTGGCCGCGGCGGACCGCACCGAGCTGGAGGAGGTCATCCGCTCGACCGGCTTCTACCGCAACAAGGCCAACTCGCTGATCGGGCTCGGCCAGGCGCTGTGCGACCGGTTCGGGGGTGACGTCCCGGGCCGGATGGGCCAGCTGGTCACCCTGCCCGGGGTGGGCCGCAAGACCGCGAACGTGCTCCTGGGCAACGCGTTCGACGTCCCCGGGATCACGGTCGACACGCACATGCTGCGGTTGTCCCGGCGGTTCGGTTGGACGTCGGCGAGTGACCCTGTCGAGGTCGAGCAGGACCTGTGCGCCCTGTTCCCCCGTAGCGACTGGACCATGCTGAGCCACCGGGTGATCTTCCACGGCCGCCGCCGCTGCCACGCCCGCAAGCCCGCCTGCGGGGCCTGCCCGGTGGCGCAGTGGTGCCCGGCCTACGGGGAGGGGCCCACGGACCCGGTGGTGGCGGCGGCACTGGTCAAGGACATCCCGTGA
- a CDS encoding Crp/Fnr family transcriptional regulator yields MSDDVLSSAPLFAALDAEAAAALRHSMTEVDLPKGEVLFTEGEPGDRLYVIVDGKIKLGATSADGRETLLAILGPGDMFGELSLFDPGPRTATATALTDATVLGLGHDDLQQWLTGRPGVGPALLRALARRLRRTNEAMADLVFSDVPGRVAKALLDLANRFGVAGDDGSVYVVHDLTQEELAQLVGASRETVNKALADFQNRGWIRLEPRGVYLLDEERLSRRAQ; encoded by the coding sequence TTGAGCGACGACGTGCTGTCCAGCGCACCGCTGTTCGCCGCGCTGGACGCAGAGGCGGCAGCCGCGCTGCGCCACTCGATGACCGAGGTCGACCTCCCGAAGGGCGAGGTGCTGTTCACCGAGGGCGAGCCGGGTGACCGGCTCTACGTGATCGTCGACGGCAAGATCAAGCTGGGGGCGACCTCCGCGGACGGCCGGGAGACCCTGCTGGCCATCCTTGGCCCCGGCGACATGTTCGGCGAGCTGTCCCTGTTCGACCCAGGCCCGCGGACCGCCACGGCCACCGCACTGACCGACGCGACCGTGCTGGGGCTGGGCCACGACGACCTGCAGCAGTGGCTCACCGGCCGGCCCGGCGTCGGGCCGGCCCTGCTGCGAGCGCTGGCCCGGCGGCTACGGCGCACCAACGAGGCGATGGCCGACCTGGTGTTCAGTGACGTCCCCGGGCGGGTGGCCAAGGCACTGCTGGACCTGGCCAACAGGTTCGGGGTGGCCGGCGACGACGGGTCCGTCTACGTCGTCCACGACCTCACCCAGGAGGAGCTCGCGCAGCTCGTCGGGGCGTCCCGGGAGACTGTGAACAAGGCGCTGGCCGACTTCCAGAACCGTGGCTGGATCCGGCTCGAGCCGCGCGGGGTCTACCTGCTGGACGAGGAGCGGCTCAGCCGCCGGGCGCAGTGA
- a CDS encoding MBL fold metallo-hydrolase — protein MTQPAPPSRPWTGGPVGERARCVLAPNPGPMTLDGTNTWLLAEPGADRAVVVDPGPDDEGHLRAVLAAAEQAGRTVALVLLTHGHPDHSAGARRLAELARVGVRALDPAHRLGEEGLRDGEVVQLGGLELRVVATPGHTGDSLSFLLTAEGGLLTGDTVLGRGTSVVAHPDGRLDAYLDSLDRLGRLAADGVVRTLLPGHGPVLPNAAEVINYYAEHRRERLAQVATAVASGAASAAEVVAAVYADVDRALWPAAELSVRAQLDYLRGPDGPEVTAPGG, from the coding sequence GTGACCCAGCCGGCACCGCCCAGCCGGCCCTGGACCGGGGGACCGGTGGGCGAGCGGGCCCGCTGCGTGCTGGCGCCCAACCCGGGGCCGATGACGCTGGACGGCACCAACACCTGGCTGCTGGCCGAGCCGGGGGCCGACCGGGCCGTCGTGGTCGACCCCGGGCCGGACGACGAGGGTCACCTGCGCGCCGTGCTCGCCGCTGCGGAGCAGGCCGGCCGCACCGTCGCGCTGGTGCTGCTCACCCACGGGCACCCCGACCACTCGGCCGGTGCCCGGCGGCTCGCCGAGCTGGCCAGGGTCGGCGTGCGGGCCCTCGACCCGGCGCACCGGCTGGGCGAGGAGGGGCTGCGCGACGGGGAGGTCGTGCAGCTGGGCGGGCTGGAGCTGCGGGTGGTGGCGACGCCGGGCCACACCGGCGACTCGCTGTCCTTCCTGCTGACCGCCGAGGGGGGCCTGCTGACGGGCGACACCGTGCTGGGCCGGGGGACGTCCGTGGTGGCCCACCCGGACGGCCGGCTCGACGCCTACCTCGACTCGCTGGACCGGCTGGGCCGGCTGGCGGCCGACGGCGTCGTCCGCACCCTGCTCCCGGGGCACGGTCCGGTGCTGCCGAACGCCGCCGAGGTGATCAACTACTACGCCGAGCACCGCCGGGAGCGGCTGGCCCAGGTCGCCACGGCGGTCGCGTCCGGTGCGGCCAGCGCCGCCGAGGTGGTGGCCGCCGTGTACGCCGACGTCGACCGGGCGCTGTGGCCGGCCGCCGAGCTGTCCGTGCGGGCCCAGCTGGACTACCTGCGCGGCCCCGACGGGCCCGAGGTCACTGCGCCCGGCGGCTGA
- a CDS encoding NUDIX domain-containing protein gives MTDIEPPVAVRDAATVVLLRDTGSGPEVFLQRRVATMVFAAGMMVFPGGAHDPEDPDLLATAVREVEEETGVLLDRAALVPWARWITPVGEVRRYDTWFFVAPCPADQEPRPRGGEMDQVVWLRPAEALERFGRRELQLLPPTSVTLREIAALASVADVLRAAESRQITPIQPTIVRDAAGIGVVLPNGEVFRP, from the coding sequence GTGACCGACATCGAGCCGCCTGTCGCCGTGCGGGACGCCGCCACCGTGGTCCTGTTGCGTGACACCGGGTCCGGTCCCGAGGTGTTCCTGCAGCGGCGCGTGGCCACCATGGTGTTCGCCGCCGGGATGATGGTCTTCCCCGGCGGGGCGCACGACCCCGAGGACCCCGACCTGCTGGCCACGGCGGTGCGCGAGGTCGAGGAGGAGACCGGCGTCCTGTTGGACCGGGCCGCGCTGGTGCCCTGGGCCCGGTGGATCACCCCGGTCGGGGAGGTCCGGCGCTACGACACCTGGTTCTTCGTCGCCCCATGCCCGGCCGACCAGGAGCCGCGTCCCCGCGGCGGCGAGATGGACCAGGTCGTCTGGCTGCGGCCGGCGGAGGCGCTGGAGCGGTTCGGGCGCAGGGAGCTGCAGCTGCTGCCGCCCACGTCGGTGACACTGCGCGAGATCGCCGCGCTGGCGTCGGTCGCGGACGTGCTGCGGGCCGCCGAGTCGCGGCAGATCACCCCGATCCAGCCGACGATCGTCAGGGACGCGGCCGGCATCGGGGTCGTGCTGCCGAACGGCGAGGTGTTCCGGCCGTGA